From Thermoflavifilum aggregans, a single genomic window includes:
- the leuC gene encoding 3-isopropylmalate dehydratase large subunit: MGLTLFDKIWDAHVVQRKEGHPDVLYIDTHFIHEVTSPQAFDGLRRRGIRVRRPDRTWATADHNVPTLNQHLPIREELSRRQVEMLTRNCEEFGIELYGLGHPFQGIVHVIGPELGITQPGMTIVCGDSHTSTHGAFGTIAFGIGTSEVEQVLATQCILQYKPRKMRIIIDGQLKKGVVSKDIILYIISRISASGATGYFVEYAGSAIRSLSMEARMTICNMSIEMGARGGMIAPDETTFAYMTGRRFAPKGADWDKALAYWKTLYSDPDAVFDKELHFDAADIEPMITYGTNPGMGIKVTETIPSPSQVAEKERTSFERALHYMGLEPGTRLLNKPVDYVFIGSCTNSRIEDLRMVANFVKGKKKAPNVEVWVVPGSKQVEAQARKEGIDRIFEEAGFQLRGPGCSACLGMNEDKIPPGKYCVSTSNRNFEGRQGPQARTFLASPLTAAAAAITGKIVDVREFL; the protein is encoded by the coding sequence ATGGGACTGACCTTATTCGATAAAATCTGGGATGCACATGTGGTACAGCGCAAGGAGGGGCATCCGGATGTATTGTACATTGACACACATTTTATTCATGAAGTAACCAGTCCGCAGGCTTTTGACGGGTTGCGGCGCAGAGGCATCCGTGTGCGCAGGCCTGATCGCACATGGGCTACAGCCGATCATAATGTACCCACGCTGAATCAGCATTTGCCTATTCGCGAAGAGCTTTCGCGCAGGCAGGTGGAGATGCTGACGCGCAATTGTGAAGAATTTGGCATTGAATTGTACGGCCTGGGACATCCTTTTCAGGGCATTGTGCATGTGATCGGGCCGGAGCTGGGCATCACGCAACCGGGCATGACCATTGTGTGCGGCGACAGCCATACATCTACCCATGGAGCTTTTGGTACCATTGCTTTTGGTATCGGCACTTCCGAAGTGGAGCAGGTGCTAGCTACCCAATGCATTTTGCAGTACAAGCCACGTAAGATGCGCATTATCATTGATGGTCAGCTGAAAAAAGGAGTGGTTTCCAAAGACATTATTCTCTATATCATTTCCCGGATTTCGGCTTCAGGCGCAACGGGTTATTTTGTGGAATATGCCGGCTCGGCTATCCGGAGCCTGAGCATGGAAGCGCGCATGACCATTTGCAACATGAGCATTGAAATGGGAGCCCGTGGCGGCATGATAGCTCCTGACGAAACTACCTTTGCCTACATGACCGGCAGGCGTTTCGCGCCTAAGGGTGCCGACTGGGACAAGGCACTGGCTTACTGGAAAACCCTGTATTCCGATCCGGATGCCGTGTTTGACAAGGAATTGCATTTTGATGCAGCCGATATTGAACCTATGATTACCTACGGCACCAACCCGGGCATGGGTATCAAGGTTACGGAAACAATACCTTCCCCCAGCCAGGTTGCCGAAAAGGAACGGACGTCTTTTGAACGGGCATTGCATTATATGGGTCTGGAACCCGGAACCCGCCTGCTCAATAAGCCGGTGGATTATGTTTTCATTGGCAGTTGTACCAATTCAAGGATTGAGGATCTGCGCATGGTAGCCAATTTTGTGAAAGGCAAAAAGAAGGCTCCCAATGTGGAAGTATGGGTTGTGCCCGGATCAAAGCAGGTGGAGGCCCAGGCGCGGAAGGAAGGAATTGATCGCATCTTTGAAGAAGCCGGCTTTCAGTTGCGGGGTCCGGGATGCTCCGCTTGTCTGGGAATGAATGAAGATAAAATTCCACCCGGAAAATATTGCGTGTCCACATCCAACCGGAATTTTGAAGGCCGACAAGGGCCGCAAGCACGTACTTTTCTCGCCAGCCCGCTCACAGCAGCAGCAGCTGCCATTACCGGTAAAATCGTGGATGTACGCGAATTTCTGTAA
- the leuD gene encoding 3-isopropylmalate dehydratase small subunit: MSKRTIQHIVSTAVPLPIENIDTDQIIPARFLKATTREGFGKNLFRDWRYENDDESRPKKDFVLNNPVYGGCILVAGKNFGCGSSREHAAWALADYGFQVVVSSFFADIFKNNALNNFLLPVQVSDVFLQKLFQAIHQNPKTEIEVDLPGQYIRILATGEEEHFDINPYKKECLLNGYDDIDYLLSLDEAIRDYEHSREQI; the protein is encoded by the coding sequence ATGAGCAAACGTACCATTCAACATATTGTTTCCACAGCTGTTCCATTACCTATTGAAAATATTGATACCGATCAGATAATTCCGGCTCGTTTTCTGAAAGCCACCACCCGCGAAGGTTTTGGCAAGAACCTGTTTCGCGACTGGCGGTATGAAAACGATGATGAATCCCGACCGAAAAAAGATTTTGTGCTGAACAATCCTGTTTACGGAGGCTGCATTCTGGTAGCAGGTAAAAATTTTGGTTGTGGTTCTTCGCGTGAGCATGCTGCCTGGGCATTGGCGGATTATGGCTTTCAGGTGGTGGTCAGCAGCTTTTTTGCTGATATTTTCAAAAACAATGCATTGAATAATTTCCTGCTTCCGGTGCAGGTTTCCGATGTTTTTTTGCAGAAGTTGTTTCAGGCTATTCATCAGAATCCCAAAACAGAAATTGAGGTTGATCTGCCCGGCCAGTACATTCGGATATTGGCCACCGGCGAGGAAGAACATTTTGATATCAATCCATATAAAAAAGAATGTTTACTCAACGGCTATGACGATATTGATTATTTGCTAAGCCTGGATGAGGCTATTCGGGACTATGAGCATAGCCGTGAGCAGATTTAA
- the leuB gene encoding 3-isopropylmalate dehydrogenase, which translates to MSQIMAKREKISKRILVIGGDGIGPEVTRWGKRVLETVAEKYGHAFVFDEGLMGHAAIEATGNPLPDDTLEKAKRSDAILFGAIGHPKYDQDPHLKVRPEQGLLRIRKELGLYANLRPIKLFDELLAASSIKPEVLKGADILFFRELTGDVYFGEKKKADDGSWASDLMIYHAYEVERIARKAFEAARLRRKKLCSVDKANVLESSRLWRAVVQQVAADYPDVQCTHMFVDNAAMQLIRDPLQFDVILTANLFGDILTDEASQIAGSMGMLASASVGDGTGLYEPIHGSAPDIAGKGLANPLASILSAALMLQIGFQMQEEADAVLRAVEQVLKKGYRTVDIADKHTENSMIVGTDGMGQQVIQQLANS; encoded by the coding sequence ATGAGTCAGATAATGGCAAAACGGGAAAAGATAAGCAAAAGAATTCTGGTTATTGGCGGTGATGGCATAGGTCCGGAGGTTACGCGATGGGGCAAACGGGTATTGGAAACTGTGGCTGAAAAATATGGACATGCATTTGTCTTTGATGAAGGTTTGATGGGACATGCCGCCATTGAAGCCACCGGCAATCCTTTGCCCGACGATACATTGGAGAAAGCGAAAAGAAGTGATGCCATTTTGTTTGGTGCGATTGGTCATCCAAAATATGATCAGGATCCGCATCTGAAGGTAAGGCCTGAACAAGGACTGCTGCGCATCCGCAAGGAACTGGGTTTGTATGCCAATCTACGTCCCATTAAGCTCTTTGATGAACTGCTGGCTGCTTCGAGCATCAAGCCTGAAGTGTTGAAAGGCGCAGATATTTTGTTTTTCCGAGAGCTGACGGGTGATGTGTATTTTGGTGAAAAGAAAAAAGCCGATGATGGCAGTTGGGCATCCGATCTGATGATTTATCATGCGTATGAAGTAGAGCGCATTGCGCGCAAGGCTTTTGAAGCTGCCAGGCTTCGCAGAAAAAAGCTGTGTTCGGTAGATAAGGCCAATGTGCTGGAATCGTCGCGCCTGTGGCGCGCGGTTGTACAACAGGTTGCTGCCGATTATCCGGACGTGCAATGCACCCACATGTTTGTGGACAATGCAGCCATGCAACTCATCCGTGATCCGCTCCAGTTTGATGTGATTCTCACAGCTAATCTATTTGGAGATATCCTCACAGACGAAGCTTCTCAGATTGCCGGATCTATGGGCATGCTGGCTTCTGCATCGGTAGGCGATGGCACGGGTTTGTATGAACCTATTCATGGCTCTGCTCCCGATATTGCCGGCAAAGGCCTGGCCAATCCATTGGCGTCCATTCTTTCAGCTGCGCTGATGCTGCAGATAGGCTTTCAGATGCAGGAAGAAGCCGATGCTGTGCTGAGAGCCGTGGAACAGGTATTGAAAAAAGGCTACAGAACAGTAGATATTGCAGATAAACATACAGAAAACAGCATGATTGTGGGTACCGATGGTATGGGCCAACAGGTTATTCAACAGCTTGCTAATTCCTGA
- a CDS encoding 2-isopropylmalate synthase: MNEQNRVYVFDTTLRDGEQVPGCQLTTPEKIEIAKELEALGVDVIEAGFPISSPGDFQSVVEISKVVHEPVICALTRANTKDIDAAAEALRFAKRARIHTGIGASDIHIRYKFNSTREEILQRAVDAVKYARRFVDDVEFYAEDAGRADVEYLARMIEAVIAAGATVVNIPDTNGYCLPEQYAAKIRYLKEHVPNIDRAIISVHCHDDLGLATANSIAGLQAGARQVECTINGVGERAGNTSMEEVVMILKTHQQTLGLYTQIQTKNFYNISNMVSRMMRMPVQPNKAIVGRNAFAHSSGIHQDGVLKHRENYEIINPEDVGIPSNAIILTARSGRHALKHRLERLGYQIDKLNLDEIYQRFLELADRKKEVDDQDLQWLMGHHVDAHFQDNALHIELLQVMCGEPLQPMATVKLRVKGEEKSATATGNGPVDAAVKAIEQIIQDHVNIEELSIQAIHGGSEDVSKVNMTVSYHGKTCYGYGYSTDIVAATVRAYVDALNKIL; encoded by the coding sequence ATGAATGAACAAAACCGAGTGTACGTATTCGATACCACCCTGCGCGATGGTGAACAGGTGCCGGGTTGCCAGCTCACCACACCAGAAAAAATTGAAATTGCCAAGGAACTGGAAGCCCTGGGCGTGGATGTGATTGAAGCTGGTTTTCCCATTTCGAGCCCCGGCGATTTTCAGAGTGTGGTAGAAATTTCCAAGGTTGTACATGAGCCTGTGATTTGCGCATTGACGCGGGCCAACACCAAGGATATTGATGCAGCGGCTGAGGCCCTGCGTTTTGCAAAACGAGCCCGAATTCATACCGGTATCGGAGCTTCAGATATTCATATCCGGTATAAATTCAACAGCACCCGCGAAGAAATCCTGCAACGGGCTGTGGATGCAGTGAAATATGCGCGACGTTTTGTGGATGATGTGGAGTTTTATGCCGAAGATGCCGGCCGTGCCGATGTAGAATACCTGGCCCGCATGATTGAAGCCGTCATTGCCGCCGGTGCAACGGTGGTCAATATTCCAGATACCAACGGATATTGCCTGCCCGAGCAGTATGCAGCTAAAATCCGTTATCTGAAAGAACATGTGCCCAATATTGACCGGGCTATTATTTCCGTGCATTGCCATGATGATCTAGGACTAGCCACAGCCAATTCCATTGCCGGCCTGCAGGCGGGTGCCCGTCAGGTGGAATGCACCATCAACGGGGTAGGAGAGCGTGCAGGTAACACTTCCATGGAGGAAGTAGTGATGATTCTGAAAACCCATCAGCAAACCCTCGGATTATATACCCAGATCCAGACAAAGAATTTTTACAACATCAGCAACATGGTGTCGCGCATGATGCGCATGCCTGTACAGCCCAACAAAGCTATTGTAGGACGAAATGCCTTTGCCCATAGCTCCGGCATACATCAGGATGGCGTGTTGAAGCATCGCGAAAATTATGAGATCATCAATCCGGAGGATGTAGGGATTCCTTCCAATGCAATTATTCTCACCGCCCGGAGCGGTCGCCATGCATTGAAACATCGGTTGGAACGGCTGGGATACCAGATTGATAAGCTGAATCTCGATGAAATATATCAACGGTTTCTGGAACTGGCCGACAGGAAAAAGGAAGTGGACGATCAGGATCTGCAATGGCTGATGGGACATCATGTGGATGCACATTTTCAGGACAATGCCCTGCATATAGAGCTGCTGCAGGTGATGTGCGGCGAACCCCTGCAGCCGATGGCTACCGTGAAATTGCGGGTAAAAGGGGAAGAAAAATCAGCCACAGCCACAGGCAATGGCCCTGTGGATGCGGCAGTAAAAGCCATCGAACAAATTATTCAGGATCATGTAAATATCGAAGAGCTCAGCATTCAGGCTATCCACGGCGGCAGCGAAGATGTGAGCAAGGTGAACATGACTGTAAGCTATCACGGTAAAACCTGTTATGGATATGGCTATTCCACAGATATTGTCGCGGCTACCGTTCGGGCCTATGTGGATGCCCTGAATAAGATTCTGTAA